Proteins from one Deltaproteobacteria bacterium genomic window:
- a CDS encoding flippase-like domain-containing protein, whose product MNASARRSVLQLVLAALILAFLGYVLFSQWDRLMASGVRFHPAFFALAVAANIVFFVLQAEVWRRVCSASAPPMPPAAAWCVWASSQVAKYVPGKVMLPLVRIGWAVRAGATKAAATIGLYVEIVLMIASSAVVFILLAGRIESLAGAWPPWVFPALATAGVLGLHPRMVEWGMNLGLRLAKRDPIELRLGYSRIVALALVIALGWLVHGLSAVACVAALGLDATGAYAQLTGVFALSWLVGFLSFLTPGGLGVREGILVLALRGHFGPEGAVAISLVSRLAWIAAETVMAGALWPKRPRAEAAK is encoded by the coding sequence ATGAACGCCTCGGCGCGGCGGTCGGTCCTTCAGCTCGTCCTTGCCGCGCTCATCCTGGCGTTTCTCGGCTACGTTTTGTTCTCCCAATGGGACCGCCTGATGGCCTCCGGCGTCCGCTTTCACCCCGCGTTCTTCGCGCTGGCGGTCGCGGCCAACATCGTCTTCTTCGTGTTGCAGGCGGAGGTCTGGCGGCGCGTGTGCTCGGCGTCCGCGCCGCCGATGCCGCCCGCAGCCGCGTGGTGCGTGTGGGCCTCGTCACAGGTCGCCAAGTACGTCCCCGGCAAGGTCATGCTCCCACTCGTGCGCATCGGCTGGGCCGTGCGCGCCGGGGCCACCAAAGCCGCCGCGACCATCGGCCTCTACGTCGAAATCGTCCTCATGATCGCGTCGAGCGCCGTTGTCTTCATCCTGCTCGCCGGGCGCATCGAATCGCTTGCCGGTGCGTGGCCGCCGTGGGTGTTTCCCGCGCTCGCGACCGCGGGAGTCCTCGGCCTGCATCCCCGCATGGTCGAATGGGGCATGAACCTCGGCCTGCGTCTTGCGAAGCGCGATCCCATCGAGTTGCGTTTGGGCTATTCGCGGATCGTCGCGCTGGCTCTCGTGATCGCTCTCGGCTGGCTCGTGCACGGACTGTCGGCGGTCGCGTGCGTGGCCGCGCTGGGATTGGATGCGACCGGAGCGTATGCGCAGCTCACCGGCGTCTTCGCGCTCTCGTGGCTCGTCGGCTTCCTGTCGTTTCTGACCCCCGGCGGTCTCGGCGTTCGCGAGGGGATTCTCGTTCTCGCGCTCAGGGGACACTTCGGGCCCGAGGGCGCGGTGGCGATTTCGCTCGTCTCGCGCCTCGCGTGGATCGCCGCCGAAACCGTCATGGCCGGGGCGCTGTGGCCGAAACGCCCGCGCGCCGAGGCCGCGAAATGA